Proteins encoded together in one Terriglobus saanensis SP1PR4 window:
- a CDS encoding ATP-binding protein, which produces MRRRTRRGPNDTESTGKSGQEIPQGQFAPLRPTYPESAPSRSMPIPPVPPEMTFKAAEAGEPKIIVETQPESPTVPAVPARAVTPSEPKGYVVLTIGLPGSGKTTWYKRRGVQPLSSDMLRTILFDDITDQRYSGLVFSTLRSLLRARLIAKMPWNYVDATNLSAHERRQWIKMAQSFGYEAQAVFFDVPFEICMERNSKRDRVVTDDVMHKMAERLKPPTFQEGFAKITVVRVKGAGGSTPAIADTASTDESSSSEA; this is translated from the coding sequence ATGAGAAGACGTACCAGACGTGGACCGAACGATACCGAATCCACCGGTAAATCCGGGCAGGAGATTCCGCAAGGGCAGTTTGCGCCCCTCCGCCCGACGTACCCCGAATCCGCCCCCAGCCGCAGCATGCCGATTCCCCCCGTGCCGCCCGAGATGACTTTCAAGGCTGCCGAAGCCGGCGAACCGAAGATCATCGTAGAAACCCAACCCGAATCTCCTACCGTGCCAGCCGTTCCGGCCCGCGCCGTTACGCCTTCCGAGCCGAAGGGTTACGTTGTCCTGACGATCGGCCTTCCGGGTTCCGGCAAGACGACCTGGTACAAGCGCCGCGGCGTGCAGCCGCTCTCTTCCGACATGCTGCGGACGATCCTCTTCGACGACATTACGGACCAGCGCTACTCCGGCCTCGTCTTCTCTACGCTGCGTTCGCTTCTGCGCGCGCGTCTGATTGCGAAGATGCCGTGGAACTACGTAGACGCCACGAACCTCTCCGCACACGAGCGCCGTCAGTGGATCAAGATGGCCCAGAGCTTTGGCTACGAAGCGCAGGCGGTCTTCTTTGACGTCCCATTCGAGATCTGCATGGAGCGCAACAGCAAGCGCGACCGCGTCGTGACCGACGACGTGATGCACAAGATGGCCGAGCGCCTGAAGCCGCCAACGTTCCAGGAGGGCTTTGCGAAGATCACTGTCGTCCGCGTGAAGGGCGCTGGAGGCAGTACGCCAGCGATCGCCGACACGGCCTCGACCGACGAATCTTCCAGCTCCGAGGCTTAG
- the murQ gene encoding N-acetylmuramic acid 6-phosphate etherase, protein MTPTMIEETPAKATPAVSKDQQSADLQSLATEKQNEASEGLDKKSALEIARIINQEDARVAAAVKKAIPEIAQVIDVVARSLRDGGRLIYVGAGSSGRIAALDSAECPATFSTAPAQVQYIMCGGPKALASAADVNEDSPEMGHRDIAKRRPTRKDIVIGISASGRTPYVVGAVEYARARGAKTASITCNLNTPISKVCDICVVAEVGPEVISGSTRLKASSAQKMITNMITTGAMTRLGYVYDNLMVNVHMKNEKLVERGINVLMRVTGVDRDTAIRTIKSASKSIPTAVVMLKAGVDKMEAVRRLAKSDGNVRLAIEDSRLEL, encoded by the coding sequence ATGACACCTACGATGATTGAAGAGACACCGGCAAAGGCCACACCGGCAGTATCGAAAGACCAACAATCTGCGGATCTCCAGTCGCTAGCGACGGAGAAGCAGAACGAAGCCTCCGAAGGTTTAGATAAGAAATCCGCGCTCGAAATCGCGCGGATTATCAACCAGGAGGACGCCAGGGTCGCGGCGGCGGTCAAAAAAGCCATCCCTGAAATCGCCCAGGTCATCGACGTCGTAGCCCGTTCTTTGCGGGACGGCGGCCGCCTGATCTACGTCGGCGCAGGTTCCAGCGGACGGATTGCCGCGCTGGACTCCGCCGAATGTCCGGCCACCTTCTCTACCGCTCCTGCGCAGGTGCAGTACATCATGTGCGGCGGCCCGAAAGCCCTCGCCTCGGCTGCGGACGTCAACGAAGATTCGCCCGAAATGGGCCATCGCGATATCGCCAAACGCCGCCCCACCCGGAAAGACATCGTCATCGGCATCTCCGCCTCTGGGCGCACGCCCTACGTTGTCGGTGCGGTGGAATACGCTCGTGCGCGCGGTGCAAAAACGGCATCGATCACCTGCAACCTGAACACTCCGATTTCTAAAGTCTGTGATATCTGCGTCGTAGCCGAAGTCGGCCCCGAGGTCATCTCCGGTTCGACCCGCCTGAAGGCCTCCTCCGCCCAGAAGATGATCACCAACATGATCACCACGGGCGCGATGACGCGGTTGGGCTATGTCTACGACAACCTCATGGTCAACGTACACATGAAGAACGAAAAGCTGGTAGAACGCGGCATCAACGTCCTGATGCGTGTGACCGGCGTCGACCGCGACACCGCCATCCGTACCATCAAGTCCGCCAGCAAATCCATTCCGACGGCTGTCGTGATGCTTAAGGCCGGGGTGGACAAGATGGAAGCCGTTCGCCGCCTCGCCAAATCCGACGGCAACGTTCGTCTAGCCATCGAAGACTCCCGCCTGGAGCTATAA
- a CDS encoding ABC transporter permease produces the protein MMDFLRQHGSEIARLTFEHLWLTAWALGLAIAIALPMGILLTRKPILAKPFLGIANILQTIPSLALFGLLLPLPWLGERASRLAIVALTAYALLPILRNTYTAIRNIDPALRDVSNALGMSEMQKLMKVELPLSASIILAGIRTATVTCVGIATIAAAIGAGGLGELIFRGVASVDNRLVLAGAIPAALLALAADGLLGLLESRLARNTGQNVAR, from the coding sequence ATGATGGATTTTCTGCGACAGCACGGCTCCGAGATCGCGCGGTTGACGTTCGAACATCTTTGGCTGACAGCATGGGCGCTCGGCCTGGCGATTGCGATTGCCTTGCCGATGGGGATTCTGCTGACGCGGAAACCGATACTAGCGAAGCCCTTCCTGGGGATTGCGAATATCCTGCAGACGATCCCTTCGCTGGCGCTGTTTGGGCTTCTGCTGCCTCTGCCATGGCTGGGCGAAAGGGCGTCGCGGCTGGCGATTGTGGCCCTGACGGCCTATGCGCTGCTGCCCATCCTGCGGAATACTTATACCGCGATCCGGAATATTGATCCGGCCTTACGCGATGTATCCAATGCCTTAGGAATGAGTGAGATGCAGAAGCTTATGAAAGTGGAGCTGCCGCTTTCTGCGAGCATCATTCTGGCAGGCATTCGCACAGCGACGGTGACTTGTGTGGGCATTGCAACGATCGCTGCGGCCATCGGCGCGGGCGGTCTGGGCGAGCTGATCTTTCGTGGCGTGGCGTCGGTGGACAATCGTCTGGTGCTTGCCGGAGCCATTCCGGCGGCGCTGCTGGCCTTGGCGGCGGACGGGCTTTTGGGGCTTCTTGAATCCCGGTTGGCCAGGAACACAGGCCAGAATGTTGCCCGATGA
- a CDS encoding ATP-binding cassette domain-containing protein produces MAEPGSVQLTRVSLMLPDSRLILDDVSLDLKPGTTTALLGRSGSGKTTLLRMVNALVRPTSGSVVVDGTNVLELSVEDLRKLRHRVGYVIQETGLFPHMTIGRNVALPLELAGKSAAEQERRSAELLQLVGLDPASFSQRHPHQLSGGQRQRAGLARALASEPMLLLLDEPFGALDPLTRAEMQTLLRDLLRRVKTTALLVTHDLNEALFLADNIVFMEAGKVISRTTPDQVRTSLDPAIAAYRNAAGGNHA; encoded by the coding sequence ATGGCTGAACCGGGCAGCGTCCAACTCACGCGCGTGAGTCTGATGCTGCCCGATTCGCGTTTAATCCTCGATGACGTCTCGCTGGATTTAAAGCCCGGAACCACCACGGCCCTGCTTGGACGCTCGGGTTCGGGCAAGACGACGCTCCTACGCATGGTGAATGCGTTGGTGCGGCCAACCTCTGGAAGCGTGGTGGTAGATGGAACGAATGTCCTTGAGCTTTCCGTTGAGGACCTTCGCAAGCTCCGGCATCGTGTGGGCTACGTCATTCAGGAGACCGGGCTCTTTCCGCACATGACTATCGGCCGCAACGTAGCCCTTCCTTTGGAGCTTGCGGGGAAGTCCGCGGCGGAGCAGGAGCGGCGGTCGGCGGAGCTGCTGCAACTCGTCGGTCTCGACCCCGCCAGCTTCTCTCAGAGGCATCCGCATCAGCTCTCCGGTGGGCAACGGCAGCGGGCCGGGCTGGCGCGGGCACTGGCTTCGGAGCCGATGCTTTTGCTGCTCGATGAACCCTTTGGCGCGCTCGATCCGCTGACGCGCGCCGAGATGCAGACGCTTCTGCGCGACCTTCTGCGGCGCGTGAAGACAACGGCGCTTCTGGTGACGCACGATCTGAACGAAGCGCTGTTTCTCGCGGACAACATCGTCTTCATGGAGGCGGGTAAGGTGATTTCCCGGACGACGCCCGATCAGGTCCGTACCTCGCTGGATCCGGCGATCGCGGCGTACCGGAACGCTGCGGGAGGAAACCACGCATGA
- a CDS encoding glycine betaine ABC transporter substrate-binding protein, whose product MKRLLLLLPLLLTACDPPRSSRLTIACKNFTEQVLLGELLAQEVEAEGEPVDRRFYLAGSYIAHQALTSGRIDAYVEYSGTSLTAILKQPLDRDPARTLSTIRNIYERKFHITVAPSLGFEDTFAMIVRSDDPRFFAVRNLTQLAPMANSLRLGTGYEFQSRADGLPALQAVYHLDFNDRPRVMDLGLLYRSMAAKQVDIVSGNSTDGAIIAMHLRVLQDDLHAFPPYEAVPLVRDDALREHPALGRALKRLAGQISADEMQSLNHEVDGNHRDPAEVVRDFRRQKHL is encoded by the coding sequence ATGAAGCGCCTGCTGCTTCTCCTGCCTTTGCTGCTGACGGCCTGCGATCCTCCTCGTTCCTCCCGCCTCACAATCGCCTGTAAGAACTTCACGGAGCAGGTGCTGCTGGGGGAGCTTCTGGCGCAGGAGGTCGAGGCCGAGGGAGAGCCGGTGGACCGGCGCTTCTACCTGGCCGGATCGTATATCGCGCATCAGGCCCTGACGTCGGGCCGGATCGACGCGTACGTGGAGTATTCGGGGACATCGCTGACGGCGATTCTGAAGCAGCCGCTGGACCGAGACCCGGCGCGGACGCTTTCCACGATACGAAATATCTACGAACGGAAGTTCCACATCACGGTCGCGCCGTCTCTTGGATTCGAAGACACTTTCGCCATGATCGTGCGATCGGACGATCCGCGATTTTTCGCAGTGCGAAATCTTACCCAGCTTGCACCCATGGCGAACTCCCTGCGTCTTGGGACGGGGTACGAGTTCCAATCCCGTGCGGACGGTCTGCCTGCTTTGCAGGCGGTCTACCATCTCGACTTCAACGACCGGCCGCGCGTGATGGACCTGGGGCTGTTGTACCGGTCGATGGCGGCGAAGCAGGTGGATATCGTCTCCGGTAATTCGACGGACGGGGCAATTATTGCGATGCACCTTCGCGTGCTCCAGGACGATCTGCACGCCTTTCCGCCGTATGAAGCCGTGCCGCTGGTGCGCGACGATGCGTTGCGGGAGCATCCTGCGCTGGGGAGGGCTCTAAAAAGGCTTGCCGGACAGATTTCGGCAGACGAAATGCAATCACTGAATCACGAGGTGGATGGAAACCATCGCGATCCCGCCGAGGTGGTCCGCGACTTTCGACGCCAGAAACATCTTTAG
- the murA gene encoding UDP-N-acetylglucosamine 1-carboxyvinyltransferase has translation MDKFVVRGGNPLLGTIKVSGAKNSALPCMAAAILTEEEVVLENIPQVRDIETERKLLEAMGAQVELGYGRAQHRTTIRCAVLSDPEAKYEIVKTMRASSLVLGPLVARVGMARVAVPGGCSIGDRPIDLHLKGLELMGAKITQDHGYIEARADRLKGAHILFDKITVTGTEDLLMAATLADGETIMENCAQEPEVTDLANMLISMGAKIEGAGTSKITVQGVSKLHGTRHRINPDRIEAGTFIIAGAISGGDLNVDCCNPGHLAAVIAKLEECGVRLDVGKENIRVRSEGHLKAADVSTVEYPGFPTDMQAQYMALATQSEGTSTVIENIFENRFMHVSELVRMGANIRVDGRTATVRGKTPLSAAAVMCSDLRASASLVLAALVADGETILDRVYHIDRGYERIEEKLRGVGAQIRRMGEVFGKK, from the coding sequence ATGGATAAGTTTGTAGTCCGCGGCGGGAATCCGCTGCTCGGCACCATCAAAGTCTCTGGCGCAAAGAACTCCGCGCTCCCCTGCATGGCCGCCGCCATCCTCACAGAAGAGGAAGTTGTCCTCGAGAACATTCCGCAGGTCCGCGACATCGAGACCGAGCGCAAGTTGCTCGAAGCCATGGGCGCCCAGGTGGAACTCGGCTACGGCCGCGCACAACATCGCACCACGATCCGCTGCGCCGTTCTCTCCGATCCTGAGGCCAAATACGAGATCGTCAAAACGATGCGCGCCTCCTCGCTCGTCCTTGGGCCGCTCGTCGCGCGTGTCGGCATGGCCCGCGTTGCGGTCCCCGGCGGATGCTCCATTGGAGACCGCCCCATCGATCTTCACCTCAAGGGGCTGGAACTGATGGGCGCAAAGATCACGCAGGACCACGGCTACATCGAGGCCCGCGCCGACCGTCTCAAGGGCGCGCACATTCTCTTCGACAAGATCACCGTCACCGGCACCGAAGACCTCCTGATGGCCGCCACCCTCGCCGACGGCGAAACCATCATGGAAAACTGCGCGCAGGAGCCCGAGGTAACCGACCTGGCCAACATGCTCATCAGCATGGGTGCAAAGATCGAAGGCGCAGGCACCTCCAAGATCACCGTGCAGGGCGTCAGCAAGCTGCACGGGACTCGCCACCGCATCAACCCCGACCGCATCGAGGCGGGCACGTTCATCATCGCGGGAGCCATCTCGGGCGGCGATCTCAACGTCGACTGCTGCAACCCGGGCCATCTCGCTGCTGTCATCGCCAAGCTCGAAGAGTGCGGCGTCCGTCTGGACGTCGGCAAGGAGAACATCCGCGTCCGCAGCGAAGGCCACCTAAAGGCAGCAGATGTCTCCACCGTCGAATATCCCGGCTTCCCCACCGATATGCAGGCGCAGTACATGGCGCTCGCGACCCAGTCCGAAGGCACCTCGACCGTGATCGAAAACATCTTCGAAAACCGCTTCATGCACGTCAGCGAACTCGTCCGCATGGGCGCGAACATCCGTGTCGATGGCCGCACCGCTACGGTCCGCGGAAAGACACCGCTCTCCGCCGCAGCCGTCATGTGCAGCGATCTTCGCGCCAGTGCATCGCTCGTTCTCGCAGCGCTTGTGGCCGACGGAGAAACCATCCTCGACCGCGTGTATCACATCGACCGCGGCTACGAACGCATCGAAGAGAAGCTTCGCGGCGTAGGCGCTCAGATCCGCCGCATGGGCGAGGTCTTCGGCAAAAAATAG
- a CDS encoding phosphoglycerate kinase, protein MAKLSIRDLDLNNKRVLIRVDFNVPLSKDGTEILDDTRIRETLPTIEYAIRRRAKVILAAHLGRPKGKPVAEMSLRPVVDRLRNLIDHEMGESFNVGFAPDCVGEIATELVRQLESGQVLLLENLRFHPEEEKNDPGFAKKLAALCDIYVNDAFGAAHRAHASTEGITHFVAQSAAGLLMEKELNYLGKALQSPDKPFVAIIGGAKVSDKIGVIDNLLNKVDAIIIGGGMAYTFLNAQGQKTGKSLLEADKIDIAKAALKKAEEKGVKFLLPVDHILADKFAADARTQVFEGTSNFPEDWMALDIGPKSIELFNAEIAEARTIVWNGPMGVFELPAFAKGTMAIAHAVADNTDAISIVGGGDSVSAVHAAEVTDRITHISTGGGASLEFLEGKTLPGVAALSPKQQ, encoded by the coding sequence ATGGCAAAGCTTTCGATTCGTGACCTCGATCTGAACAACAAGCGCGTTCTTATTCGCGTCGACTTCAACGTGCCCCTCTCCAAAGACGGCACCGAGATCCTGGACGATACGCGCATCCGCGAAACGCTTCCCACGATCGAGTACGCCATCCGTCGCCGCGCCAAGGTCATCCTCGCCGCCCATCTTGGCCGCCCCAAGGGCAAACCCGTTGCAGAGATGAGCCTTCGCCCCGTCGTCGATCGTCTCCGCAACCTGATCGATCACGAGATGGGCGAATCCTTCAATGTCGGCTTTGCGCCAGATTGTGTCGGTGAGATTGCCACCGAGCTGGTTCGCCAGTTGGAGAGCGGGCAGGTACTCCTCCTCGAAAACCTCCGCTTCCATCCCGAAGAAGAAAAGAACGATCCCGGCTTCGCGAAAAAGCTTGCCGCCCTCTGCGACATCTATGTGAATGACGCTTTTGGCGCAGCGCATCGCGCACATGCTTCGACGGAAGGCATCACGCACTTCGTTGCACAGTCCGCTGCTGGCCTGCTCATGGAGAAGGAACTCAACTATCTCGGCAAGGCCCTGCAGTCACCCGACAAGCCCTTCGTCGCCATCATCGGCGGAGCGAAGGTCAGCGACAAGATCGGTGTCATCGACAATCTTCTGAACAAGGTCGATGCCATCATCATCGGCGGAGGCATGGCGTACACCTTCCTGAATGCACAGGGCCAGAAGACGGGAAAATCTCTCCTTGAAGCAGACAAGATCGACATCGCAAAGGCCGCGCTGAAGAAGGCTGAAGAAAAGGGCGTGAAGTTCCTTCTGCCGGTCGATCACATCCTTGCCGACAAGTTTGCCGCCGACGCCAGGACGCAGGTCTTCGAAGGTACAAGTAACTTCCCTGAGGACTGGATGGCGCTCGACATCGGCCCCAAGTCGATCGAGCTTTTCAACGCAGAGATCGCCGAGGCGCGCACCATCGTATGGAATGGCCCCATGGGCGTCTTTGAACTGCCTGCCTTTGCCAAGGGAACCATGGCCATCGCCCACGCCGTTGCAGACAACACGGATGCTATCTCCATCGTAGGCGGAGGTGACTCCGTCAGCGCCGTACACGCGGCTGAAGTGACCGACCGCATCACGCACATCTCCACCGGCGGTGGCGCTTCCCTCGAATTTCTCGAAGGCAAAACTCTGCCCGGTGTGGCCGCACTCTCTCCGAAGCAGCAGTAG
- the tpiA gene encoding triose-phosphate isomerase: MRKKIIAGNWKMYKNPTDSVGFLNEFLPMVEGHERDEIIIFPTATSLAYVIDAVRGSNVHAGAQTMHWLNEGPYTGQTSPTMLTSIGATHVLLGHSERRLYANESYEHVNLKLKAAVQHDLIPMLCFGEMLADRQAGYTADTLMAQMGGALANLSPEKAQSLVIAYEPIWAIGTGSTASPEVAEAAHSIIRRELANRMGEEIAESTRILYGGSVKPDNIGALLSMPNIDGALIGGASLDPTSFARLVKYQF; the protein is encoded by the coding sequence ATGCGCAAGAAGATCATCGCCGGGAACTGGAAGATGTACAAAAACCCCACGGACTCCGTGGGGTTTCTGAACGAGTTTCTTCCCATGGTCGAAGGCCATGAGCGTGACGAGATCATCATCTTCCCCACCGCCACATCGCTCGCCTATGTGATCGATGCAGTGCGAGGGTCGAACGTGCACGCCGGGGCCCAGACCATGCACTGGCTGAACGAAGGCCCGTATACGGGACAAACCTCTCCCACCATGCTCACCTCTATCGGCGCGACGCACGTGCTCCTCGGCCACTCCGAAAGACGTCTCTACGCCAATGAAAGCTACGAGCATGTGAACCTGAAGCTCAAAGCCGCCGTGCAGCACGATCTCATCCCCATGCTCTGCTTCGGCGAGATGCTTGCAGACCGCCAGGCCGGTTACACGGCGGACACCCTGATGGCGCAGATGGGTGGAGCGCTCGCAAACCTTTCACCGGAAAAGGCTCAGTCCCTCGTCATCGCCTATGAACCCATCTGGGCCATCGGCACCGGAAGCACGGCGTCTCCTGAAGTGGCAGAAGCGGCGCACTCCATCATTCGCAGAGAACTCGCTAATCGCATGGGCGAAGAGATCGCAGAGAGCACACGCATCCTCTACGGCGGATCGGTCAAGCCGGACAACATCGGCGCTCTTCTCAGTATGCCCAACATCGATGGGGCCCTGATCGGGGGCGCCAGCCTCGATCCCACGTCCTTCGCGCGCCTGGTCAAATACCAGTTTTAG
- a CDS encoding serine hydrolase produces MRNGSLLIALILVISVLPVSAQVTNDPVLEKQLKDIIAAHHGRVAVFAQQKSTGKTVAMDADLPLQTASTIKLAMLFEATRQVAAGQAKWEEPITLKAVDRVNGSGLLTFMDAPLTLTLKDVATLMVIVSDNTATNLMIDRFTTKAVDEDMMALGLDQTWLYKKSMVPPSGPMPPDQPKYGLGKTTARQIATVIERVGRCQLDVPGKEALPPDSAVAACKIALHMLQSQFYRDGIPRYLETLDSSEAGSGIANKTGGLETTHSDVGIIAGRSGPIILALYTYDNADHAWTSDNEGTVTMAKLSRAIVQAWEAKGIDGKLLVPGLGLDAKIPLPVKP; encoded by the coding sequence ATGCGCAACGGAAGCCTACTCATAGCCCTCATTTTAGTTATTTCTGTGCTTCCTGTTTCGGCACAGGTCACGAACGATCCGGTTCTGGAGAAGCAGCTAAAAGACATCATCGCTGCCCACCATGGAAGGGTCGCAGTCTTTGCCCAACAGAAGAGTACAGGAAAGACCGTCGCCATGGACGCGGATCTTCCGCTACAGACGGCTAGCACCATCAAGCTGGCGATGCTCTTCGAAGCGACGCGGCAGGTTGCCGCCGGACAGGCAAAATGGGAAGAGCCTATCACCTTGAAGGCGGTCGACCGCGTCAATGGCTCCGGGCTGCTGACCTTTATGGATGCTCCCCTGACGCTCACCCTGAAAGACGTTGCCACCCTGATGGTGATCGTGAGCGATAACACAGCAACGAACCTGATGATCGATCGTTTCACCACGAAAGCGGTGGACGAGGACATGATGGCGCTTGGGCTGGACCAGACGTGGCTCTATAAGAAAAGTATGGTGCCGCCGTCCGGACCGATGCCTCCCGATCAGCCGAAGTATGGCCTGGGAAAGACGACCGCCCGGCAGATCGCTACGGTGATCGAGCGGGTTGGGCGATGCCAGCTGGACGTCCCGGGAAAGGAAGCGCTGCCACCGGATTCTGCCGTTGCTGCCTGCAAAATCGCTTTGCACATGCTGCAGAGCCAGTTCTATCGCGACGGCATTCCGCGTTATCTGGAGACGCTCGACAGCAGCGAGGCCGGATCGGGTATCGCCAATAAGACAGGGGGGTTGGAGACGACGCACTCGGATGTAGGCATCATCGCCGGACGTTCTGGCCCAATCATTTTAGCTCTCTACACGTATGACAACGCCGACCATGCCTGGACGTCGGACAACGAGGGTACCGTTACGATGGCCAAACTTTCGCGGGCAATTGTGCAGGCCTGGGAGGCGAAGGGAATCGACGGTAAACTGTTGGTTCCCGGCCTGGGACTGGATGCGAAGATCCCTTTACCGGTAAAGCCGTAG
- a CDS encoding RidA family protein — MAERKNIAGTSPYEPIIGFSRAVKIGNVVHVSGTGPVGAEEASPADQTRATLKIIEAALTQAGATFADVVRTRMYLTHTEDWEEIGRTHGEVFGEIRPASTMVVVKELLNPLWRIEIEAEAILP, encoded by the coding sequence ATGGCTGAGCGCAAAAACATCGCCGGAACCTCTCCATACGAGCCAATCATCGGCTTTTCGCGCGCTGTCAAAATCGGCAATGTCGTACACGTCTCTGGAACCGGTCCGGTGGGAGCTGAAGAAGCTTCCCCGGCCGACCAGACGCGCGCCACGCTCAAGATCATCGAAGCTGCGCTCACGCAGGCCGGCGCCACCTTCGCCGACGTCGTCCGCACACGCATGTACCTTACCCACACCGAAGACTGGGAAGAGATTGGCCGCACTCACGGCGAGGTCTTTGGCGAAATTCGCCCGGCGTCCACGATGGTGGTCGTAAAAGAACTGCTTAATCCGCTCTGGCGCATCGAGATCGAAGCCGAAGCAATTCTTCCCTAA
- the gap gene encoding type I glyceraldehyde-3-phosphate dehydrogenase, with amino-acid sequence MAVKVGINGFGRIGRNVFRTALGNPEIEFVAVNDLTSPATLAHLLKYDSILGNLKQEITFSSDSITVDGKTIKVFAERDPAKLDWAGVGAQIVVESTGHFTDAEKAKAHLGTTVKKVIISAPATNEDLTIVLGVNDDKYDAAKHNVISNASCTTNCLAPVVRVLQDEFGIKSGIMTTIHSYTNDQVILDFPHKDLRRARAAAINMIPTSTGAAKALKLVIPEIEGKLDGFAIRVPTPNVSVVDLTFVAEKPITAETINAAMKSASEGKLKGILGYTDEELVSSDFKGDPRSSIFDSKLTKVIQGNMGKVISWYDNEWGYSSRVKDLITFLVQKGL; translated from the coding sequence ATGGCAGTGAAGGTAGGCATTAACGGCTTTGGACGCATCGGACGCAACGTCTTCCGTACCGCCCTGGGCAATCCCGAAATCGAATTTGTCGCGGTCAACGACCTCACCAGCCCCGCAACGCTGGCCCATCTGCTCAAGTACGACTCCATCCTCGGCAACCTGAAGCAGGAGATCACCTTCAGCAGCGATTCCATCACCGTGGACGGCAAAACCATCAAGGTCTTTGCCGAGCGCGATCCCGCCAAGCTTGACTGGGCAGGCGTTGGCGCACAGATCGTCGTCGAGTCGACCGGCCACTTCACCGATGCGGAGAAGGCCAAGGCCCACCTCGGCACGACCGTGAAGAAGGTCATCATCTCCGCCCCAGCGACCAACGAGGACCTGACCATCGTCCTCGGCGTCAACGACGACAAGTACGACGCGGCGAAGCACAACGTCATCTCGAACGCGAGCTGCACGACGAACTGCCTCGCTCCCGTCGTCCGCGTTCTGCAGGATGAGTTCGGCATCAAGAGCGGCATCATGACCACGATCCACAGCTACACCAACGATCAGGTCATCCTGGATTTCCCGCACAAGGACCTCCGCCGCGCGCGCGCTGCCGCGATCAACATGATCCCGACCAGCACCGGCGCAGCCAAGGCCCTGAAGCTCGTCATCCCGGAGATCGAAGGCAAGCTGGACGGCTTCGCCATCCGCGTCCCGACACCGAACGTCTCCGTCGTCGATCTCACCTTCGTCGCCGAGAAACCGATCACCGCCGAGACGATCAACGCGGCAATGAAGTCTGCAAGCGAAGGCAAGCTGAAGGGCATCCTTGGTTACACGGACGAGGAGCTCGTCTCCAGCGACTTCAAGGGTGATCCTCGCTCCTCGATCTTCGACAGCAAACTGACCAAGGTGATCCAGGGCAACATGGGTAAGGTCATCAGCTGGTACGACAACGAGTGGGGCTACTCCTCGCGCGTCAAAGACCTCATCACCTTCCTGGTGCAGAAGGGTCTGTAA
- the lepB gene encoding signal peptidase I codes for MNEVPIRPETPSEPSSLSALPSPAAKWTLTSWLRDLVVSVSISAFIIMFLYQPVRVEGTSMLPMLEDQDRLFINKMAYHVGDIQRGDVVVFQYPRDHTKSYIKRVIALPGDRLRIDHGQVIVNDKPLFEKYVPVRFVDSRSQREIQMPLGEYYVMGDHRSISSDSRDFGPVDKELIYGRAAFVYWPFDQAGVVR; via the coding sequence ATGAACGAAGTACCGATCCGACCCGAAACACCATCAGAACCCTCCTCTCTTTCGGCCCTCCCATCGCCCGCCGCGAAATGGACGCTTACGTCGTGGCTCCGTGATCTCGTGGTGTCGGTGTCCATCTCTGCGTTCATCATCATGTTTCTTTACCAGCCGGTGCGTGTAGAAGGCACCAGTATGCTGCCGATGCTGGAGGACCAGGACCGTCTGTTTATTAACAAAATGGCGTATCACGTGGGGGATATTCAGCGCGGCGATGTCGTGGTCTTTCAATATCCACGCGACCATACGAAGAGTTACATCAAGCGCGTGATCGCTCTGCCGGGTGACCGGTTGCGGATCGACCATGGTCAGGTCATCGTGAACGATAAGCCGCTGTTTGAAAAGTATGTTCCCGTGCGCTTTGTGGATTCGCGGTCGCAGCGGGAGATCCAGATGCCGCTTGGAGAGTATTACGTCATGGGAGATCATCGCTCGATCTCATCGGATAGCCGCGACTTTGGGCCTGTGGACAAGGAACTGATCTATGGACGCGCTGCTTTTGTCTATTGGCCGTTCGACCAGGCGGGAGTTGTGCGTTAA